The Drosophila sulfurigaster albostrigata strain 15112-1811.04 chromosome 3, ASM2355843v2, whole genome shotgun sequence genomic sequence tttaccagtAATTGTATATGTTGAATAACTGAGCTTGAGCTAGAGCTATGTCGCAGTATCGAACGCTCACTGAAGGCAATCctaaaacgaaaatgaaatcattcCATTTGAAATCGCATACAAAGTTCGATGAGATTAGCATGCCGAGAGATTCGGGATGCATAAATTGACTAGACGCGATGACTTTGGGTTCATTGACATGTCCGGGGGACACTTTCGACATCATTCTAAGCGAAGCAAATGGAATGCCAAAAGCCACACAAGTTTCAGAAGTTGGCTTTGGGTGTGGGAAGTTTTTCAGAGGCTTCCCATCTaataaactattatttttattcaactcTAGcaatattactattactatgcAGACTTAGTTAAGGGTCTTAGGCATTCAACCTTTTGCATCatagaaaattccaaaactgCGAAAGCTTTTCAATTTCTCTACATGATTGTCTCCTCCTCCAGCATGTACTCGGTGAGATCGCCAGATCCCGATAATAGAGTAACTGGTACACGATTCATTTGGGCCACCTGCTGACTGGGCCAGACCATCACATCCGCACAGTTGGTCAGAACCATGACGTTGGTGTTCTGAGTCGGAGTGCAGGGCAATTTCGAAGTACGCTCAAGGTCGCAGCTATTCGCCTTCCTCCGGAAGCGAAACTTGATGGGCTGCGAGCTATCCATGACTGTCTCCTCATCGAAGTAGGGCGGTGGGCCACGGTTGTAGACTGGGTTGGTGGTAGCAGGTTTTGTCAGCTGTAGAGATGAGGGTTAGAATGGGCAACAGCAGAAATACCGAAGATGACGCACCTCTTCTAGCACCACAGAAGTCTTCAAGCGTCGACAAGGATCACAAAAATCGATATTTTGATCTGCCCCTGGCGTTGAGCTGGCACAGGGATCTGGTGGCGGTGGCGTTGCCTGATTGCCACCGTTgctatttctctttttatcCTGGGCGGTATTTTTGTAAGCTTCGCTTCGCTCTTGACATTGTCGCAGAAAGTCTTCCTCGATGTCGATCAGTCGCTTCACGGCACAATCCCGTTTCAGGAAATTCTTAATCACCGACAAGTCGCGTGGCACGGCGCCAATGACATCAAAGTCGTCACAGCGGAGCTTAATGCGATGAGCCATGCTGGAAAAGGAAatgttttggaattttgtcAGTGCGGGGCGGTTGTGCTCGGTTGTGTACTGAGTGCTATTTGAATGACTTTCAAGTTACTGTTGAGTGCTGGCGCTGGGGTAAACAGAGAgcactgagaactgagaactgagaacagAGAACTGAAACTGTAACTGTTTAAATCGAAAAGCAAACATCAGGCAAagaacaagttagaaagctgcCGTTGAGTGTGCACGACgctgagatacctgctacagatttttatatttacatattagCAATTTGCTAAACTTAGTTTTTGTCCAACTACTTAACATCggtttgaatataattttatgcgCTTTGTTGTTTAGTGTAATTTAGTTTTTCTAGCTCTTATAATCTTAGCGCTCTAAGTAGATTGTTTGGAACGGATAATTATTTAGTGGAATTCGAATTGTCTCCAACTATCTTAGCAATTTACTATGTCTTGCTTTAGACAGATCGTCGTGAGTAGTACCTTATCTGCTTTTTTCCCTGTATAAAATCGAATTCAATTGTCTCTTTCAACATTAGCCATCTAATTGACTAATTTTAGACttataaagttattttttgGTTAACTTGCACTAGAGCTCTATCTGCTTAGCTATTGCCTTCAAATTTGAAGGATTTGAACAGATTTTTTAACAATATACAACATGTATTTACTTCAGCAGTTTCAGTTGTCTGCTCTTCAACGAAGTTATGATACCCTTCTTTTAGCCCATGCTTAACGGGTATAAACAAAGAACTAACCTTGACCAGAGTTTCGAGTTGGCGCCACAAACAgtcacacacaaccacacctGCCACCCGCCCCCCAAACGCCGCCCACAATCAGCAACAAGTTCGAAAGCCCAAGCCGCAATGACACAGTTTGACAAGCACTGGAGCTACCAAACTGTAGGCATGCGCAAAAGCCGCAAACGTACATCGTTCGTTTGGTCGTCTTGGGTTCGTGTGCTGCACGAAAGCTCGCTCAAAGCTTTGCTTGAAGTTCTTATTAGCAACGCTGAGCCAAAGCGTCAGTCAGTTGCCCCCAGCATTTCATAACGCAAACACGCTGCAaacttaaaagcaaaaacaaagccaaatcaaaaaaaacgTCTCTTCgtattgttttcaattcaattttgtgtat encodes the following:
- the LOC133843857 gene encoding uncharacterized protein LOC133843857 → MAHRIKLRCDDFDVIGAVPRDLSVIKNFLKRDCAVKRLIDIEEDFLRQCQERSEAYKNTAQDKKRNSNGGNQATPPPPDPCASSTPGADQNIDFCDPCRRLKTSVVLEELTKPATTNPVYNRGPPPYFDEETVMDSSQPIKFRFRRKANSCDLERTSKLPCTPTQNTNVMVLTNCADVMVWPSQQVAQMNRVPVTLLSGSGDLTEYMLEEETIM